A region of Mesorhizobium sp. AR02 DNA encodes the following proteins:
- a CDS encoding adenylate/guanylate cyclase domain-containing protein, which yields MSENRKLAAILAADVVGYSRLASADEDRTLARLRALRSDLIDPIIAVHNGRVIKRTGDGALVEFRSVVDAVRCAIEVQNGMVERNAGVPQDRRIEFRIGIHLGDVVEESDGDLMGDGVNIASRLEGVAAPGAICLSEDAYRQVKARLDLSVSDLGSTQLKNIAEPIRVYSLQVGSVGTKPAATSETATSRPAAAAPPKLSIAVLPFANMSGDAEQDYFADGISEDIITALSKLSQLFVIARNSSFTFKGQNVHVQEVGTKLGVRHVLEGSVRKSGNRVRITAQLIDATTGGHLWAERFDRDLTDIFAVQDDVTQQIVGALALNLTDGARLRLAPEHPRNTEAYDCFLRGRELWHRLTKDTNVAARELLQRATELDPNFASAYAFLALTHGIDYLNRWGASPPESMAQAEEAATRAVTLDDNDPWAHWALAIAKLYTRRHDEAIEEVERALVLNPNFAEAHVCRGETLYYSGRPEEALESFARGKTLNPYFPDVLLHFQALALFQLGRYDEAVDLLLQRLARNAITDVSRALLAASYGHLGRLEEARTAWQEVLRVNPDYSLEYRRKVLPYKNPADFELMVDGLRKAAIVQ from the coding sequence TTGAGCGAGAATCGTAAGCTGGCGGCAATCCTGGCTGCAGATGTGGTTGGATACAGCCGGCTCGCAAGCGCGGACGAAGATCGTACTTTGGCGAGGTTGCGGGCACTGCGCAGCGACCTGATCGATCCAATCATCGCAGTGCACAACGGGCGTGTGATCAAGCGCACCGGGGATGGGGCGCTGGTTGAGTTCCGCAGTGTGGTGGATGCGGTGCGCTGCGCCATTGAGGTTCAGAATGGTATGGTTGAGCGCAATGCCGGCGTGCCGCAGGACCGCCGCATCGAGTTCAGGATCGGCATCCATCTGGGGGATGTGGTCGAAGAAAGCGACGGCGACCTGATGGGCGACGGCGTCAATATCGCCTCGCGTCTGGAGGGCGTAGCGGCGCCCGGCGCCATCTGCCTGTCCGAGGATGCCTATCGCCAGGTCAAGGCGAGGCTCGACCTCTCGGTCAGCGATCTCGGCAGCACGCAGCTCAAGAACATCGCCGAGCCGATCCGGGTCTATTCGCTGCAAGTCGGCAGCGTCGGGACCAAGCCGGCCGCGACCTCGGAAACCGCGACGAGCCGGCCGGCTGCGGCGGCGCCGCCGAAGCTGTCGATCGCCGTCCTGCCGTTCGCCAACATGAGCGGTGACGCCGAGCAGGACTACTTCGCCGACGGCATCTCCGAAGACATCATCACGGCGCTGTCCAAACTGTCGCAGCTCTTCGTCATCGCACGCAATTCGTCGTTCACCTTCAAGGGCCAGAACGTCCATGTGCAGGAGGTGGGCACGAAGCTCGGCGTGCGGCATGTACTCGAGGGCAGCGTACGCAAGTCGGGGAACAGGGTGCGGATCACCGCGCAGCTCATCGATGCAACCACGGGCGGCCATCTTTGGGCGGAGCGGTTCGATCGCGACCTGACCGACATATTCGCCGTGCAGGACGACGTGACGCAGCAGATCGTTGGTGCGCTGGCGCTCAACCTGACTGATGGCGCCCGTCTGCGGCTGGCGCCGGAGCACCCGCGCAACACGGAGGCGTATGACTGTTTCCTGCGGGGCCGGGAGCTGTGGCACCGGCTGACGAAGGACACGAACGTCGCGGCCCGCGAGCTCTTGCAACGTGCCACCGAACTGGACCCGAACTTTGCCTCTGCCTACGCTTTCCTTGCCCTCACGCACGGCATCGATTACCTGAATAGGTGGGGTGCGTCACCGCCGGAATCGATGGCGCAAGCCGAAGAGGCCGCAACGCGAGCGGTAACGCTCGATGACAACGATCCCTGGGCGCACTGGGCGTTGGCGATAGCCAAGCTGTACACACGACGGCACGATGAGGCCATCGAAGAGGTCGAGCGCGCACTGGTCCTCAATCCGAACTTCGCCGAAGCGCATGTCTGCCGCGGCGAAACGCTGTACTATTCAGGCAGACCTGAGGAGGCCCTCGAGAGTTTCGCCCGGGGAAAGACCTTGAACCCATATTTTCCAGATGTGCTTCTGCACTTCCAGGCTTTGGCGTTGTTTCAACTGGGAAGGTACGACGAGGCCGTTGACCTCTTGCTGCAACGGCTGGCTCGCAATGCTATCACCGACGTCTCGCGCGCGCTTCTGGCCGCCAGCTACGGCCATCTGGGCCGTTTAGAGGAGGCCCGCACGGCATGGCAGGAGGTGCTTCGCGTCAATCCCGACTATTCGCTGGAATACCGTCGCAAAGTCTTGCCTTACAAGAACCCTGCCGATTTCGAACTCATGGTCGACGGCCTCCGCAAGGCCGCTATCGTGCAATGA
- a CDS encoding adenylate/guanylate cyclase domain-containing protein encodes MDCSGCGFEVDGGFAFCPRCGRRQPVPCASCGYLCAPDFEFCPKCGASVGAPAKAVERPAPTASRTIVPPSRTPSLLANIESEDGLHPVSDADRRTVTVLFADLCGFTTLSEQLDPEVMQALQNELFKELTAAVRNFGGFVDKFIGDALLALFGAPVAHEDDPERALRAALDMIARTARLGESAPHSGTPLLLHIGINTGPVVTGGLGIGTAKSYSVTGDTVNTAQRLQSLAAPGEVLVGELTHRLTRHAFSYEPLGDVVLRGKAGSVLVHRLDAPLAAPRAARGLEALGLSAPIIGRGAELHRMLESLDQACGGSAQLVRLVGEAGIGKSRLVKEFVARVGDEDRFRNVAVRQATCSPLGEQSFGALGAVVRSAAGMMQNDNGDEMRGKLAGLLTDLGLQGEEAKRLMPLLYHVLGLGDPDATLQHVEPEQLRRQILYAVRTIIERRLALSPLLIVVEDLHWADAVSLEALRFVMDRLERRRLMLLVTHRPAPDNDQLDSSRVSHTALRLSPLNGDDGRSLLAALFGENWVNTAGGLVDQILERAGGNPLFVEEIVRGLIDRGLLVREGQRWRTMAGEVATGIPATIQAMLLARVDRLPQEVRRLAQEAAVIGPRFDATLLKSVTADPSRLEAGCELLCDAEIIEEVAGSGSVSSQSYRFTQTLLQDVIYQNLLLQRRTDIHGRVGAALEQLYGDKPERLEDLTVLGHHFALSAERERGAHHLQAAGDRARMIYANDDALRLYERALTALGAIGQTPLKLAIAERIADLSGPAGRREIAHHHYETVLLAYRDSADRVASARVLRKIGRLLWDVGKRDNAESRYAEAAALLEGADAPVEQAHLWQERGRQAFRSGDHALAAKWADAALDCVATLTREHVSEVGRDATLVTAEALNTKAVALARLGRNHEAVGQVERSIELAEAAGLLGAACRGYTNLGVLYTTIDPARAIEVCRRGLDVARRIGDLGFQARLLANLAVACCTFTDRCPTEGVPAAEKAIEIDRALDQREHLPVPLIVLGQIHQCNGRPELAVGLFHEALDVACETGEPQLLFPCYNGLATLNLDLDNLAEAERYFSLAQDICAQHGLDPEALVVLPFLD; translated from the coding sequence ATGGACTGCTCGGGCTGCGGTTTCGAGGTTGATGGCGGCTTCGCTTTCTGTCCGAGGTGTGGCAGGCGCCAGCCCGTGCCATGCGCCAGTTGCGGCTACCTCTGCGCACCGGATTTCGAGTTCTGTCCAAAGTGTGGGGCAAGCGTCGGTGCGCCCGCAAAAGCCGTCGAACGGCCTGCTCCGACAGCAAGTCGGACCATTGTGCCGCCTTCTCGAACTCCGTCGCTGCTTGCGAACATCGAAAGCGAAGATGGGCTGCATCCCGTCTCTGACGCCGATCGCCGGACGGTAACGGTCCTGTTCGCCGACCTTTGCGGCTTCACGACACTCAGCGAGCAGCTCGACCCCGAGGTCATGCAAGCGCTGCAGAACGAACTGTTCAAGGAATTGACGGCGGCTGTGCGAAACTTTGGTGGTTTCGTCGACAAATTCATCGGCGATGCACTGCTCGCTTTGTTCGGTGCGCCGGTCGCGCATGAGGACGATCCGGAACGTGCGCTTCGCGCCGCTCTCGACATGATCGCCCGGACGGCGCGGCTCGGCGAAAGTGCCCCCCACTCCGGCACGCCTCTGCTGCTCCACATCGGCATAAACACCGGTCCAGTCGTCACTGGCGGATTGGGCATCGGCACCGCCAAATCCTATTCGGTGACCGGCGACACGGTGAATACGGCGCAGCGCCTGCAATCGCTGGCCGCACCGGGTGAGGTGCTGGTAGGCGAGCTCACGCACAGGCTGACCCGGCATGCCTTCTCTTACGAACCGCTGGGCGATGTCGTGCTTCGCGGCAAGGCTGGCAGTGTGCTCGTCCATCGACTGGATGCACCGCTTGCGGCGCCGCGTGCAGCGCGTGGGCTCGAGGCGCTCGGCCTCAGCGCGCCGATAATAGGTCGTGGTGCGGAGCTCCATAGAATGCTGGAGAGCCTTGACCAGGCGTGCGGCGGCTCTGCCCAGCTTGTCCGCCTCGTCGGAGAAGCCGGTATCGGGAAATCGCGGCTTGTGAAGGAGTTCGTCGCCCGCGTCGGCGACGAGGATCGTTTTCGCAACGTCGCCGTGCGGCAGGCCACCTGCTCACCGCTTGGCGAACAATCATTTGGCGCCTTGGGCGCAGTGGTGCGCAGCGCTGCCGGGATGATGCAAAACGACAATGGAGACGAAATGCGGGGGAAGCTCGCAGGCTTGCTTACCGATCTCGGCCTGCAGGGCGAGGAGGCGAAGCGGCTGATGCCTTTGCTCTACCATGTGCTTGGCCTTGGCGACCCCGATGCCACCTTGCAGCATGTCGAGCCCGAGCAGTTGCGGCGGCAAATTCTCTACGCGGTTCGCACAATCATCGAACGGCGGCTTGCGTTGTCGCCGCTGTTGATTGTCGTCGAAGACCTGCACTGGGCCGACGCCGTGTCGCTCGAGGCACTACGTTTCGTGATGGACAGGTTGGAACGCAGGCGGTTGATGTTGCTGGTCACGCATCGTCCGGCGCCGGACAACGACCAACTCGACTCAAGTCGGGTCAGCCACACGGCGCTCAGGCTTTCGCCGCTCAACGGCGATGACGGACGCAGCCTGCTGGCGGCGCTTTTCGGCGAGAACTGGGTAAACACCGCAGGCGGGCTTGTCGACCAGATCCTCGAGCGCGCGGGTGGCAACCCGCTTTTTGTCGAGGAGATCGTTCGCGGCCTTATCGATCGCGGGCTACTGGTGCGCGAGGGCCAGCGATGGCGCACCATGGCAGGCGAAGTCGCAACTGGCATTCCCGCCACCATCCAGGCGATGTTGCTTGCTCGCGTCGACCGACTGCCCCAGGAGGTGCGCCGGTTGGCCCAGGAAGCCGCGGTAATCGGCCCGCGCTTCGATGCCACACTTCTGAAATCCGTGACGGCCGACCCAAGCCGGCTGGAAGCCGGCTGCGAACTGCTTTGCGATGCGGAAATCATCGAGGAAGTTGCCGGATCAGGCTCGGTCTCGTCGCAAAGCTACCGCTTCACGCAAACATTGCTGCAGGACGTGATCTACCAGAATCTGCTCCTGCAACGCCGGACCGACATCCACGGGCGGGTCGGTGCTGCCTTGGAGCAACTATACGGCGACAAGCCGGAACGGCTCGAGGATTTGACCGTGCTCGGTCATCATTTCGCACTGAGTGCCGAGCGGGAGAGAGGCGCACATCACCTCCAGGCGGCGGGCGATCGCGCTCGCATGATATACGCCAATGACGACGCCCTTCGTCTCTACGAGCGAGCGCTGACTGCGTTGGGCGCGATCGGGCAAACACCGCTCAAACTGGCAATTGCAGAGCGCATTGCCGATTTGAGCGGCCCGGCAGGCCGCCGCGAGATCGCGCACCACCACTACGAGACGGTGTTGCTGGCATACCGCGACTCAGCCGATCGTGTCGCTTCGGCGCGGGTTTTGCGTAAGATCGGTCGGCTGCTCTGGGACGTCGGCAAGCGGGACAACGCAGAATCCCGCTACGCCGAAGCGGCAGCGCTCCTCGAGGGAGCGGATGCCCCGGTCGAGCAGGCGCATCTCTGGCAAGAACGTGGCCGGCAGGCGTTCCGCAGCGGAGATCACGCTCTCGCGGCAAAATGGGCAGACGCGGCGCTGGATTGCGTAGCCACTCTGACAAGGGAACACGTCTCGGAGGTAGGGCGTGATGCCACTCTTGTGACAGCCGAGGCACTCAATACCAAGGCTGTCGCGCTGGCTCGCCTCGGGCGAAACCACGAGGCCGTGGGTCAGGTTGAGCGCAGCATCGAATTGGCCGAAGCCGCCGGTCTGCTGGGCGCGGCCTGCCGTGGCTACACCAATCTCGGCGTGCTTTACACGACCATCGATCCGGCACGGGCGATCGAAGTCTGTCGGCGCGGTCTCGACGTGGCGCGCCGTATCGGTGATTTGGGCTTCCAGGCGCGCCTGCTGGCCAATCTGGCGGTCGCTTGCTGTACTTTCACGGATCGCTGTCCGACAGAGGGCGTGCCTGCCGCAGAAAAGGCCATTGAGATCGATCGGGCACTCGACCAGCGCGAGCACCTGCCGGTGCCGTTGATCGTACTTGGGCAGATCCACCAGTGCAACGGCCGCCCGGAACTGGCGGTTGGCTTGTTCCACGAAGCACTGGATGTCGCCTGCGAAACGGGCGAGCCCCAACTGCTGTTTCCGTGCTATAATGGTCTTGCAACGCTTAATCTCGATCTCGACAATCTGGCCGAGGCCGAACGCTACTTTTCCCTGGCGCAGGATATATGCGCCCAGCACGGGCTCGACCCGGAAGCGCTTGTGGTGCTGCCTTTTCTCGACTAG
- a CDS encoding redoxin domain-containing protein, translated as MSAPSDLVPLQPGDRAPNVILDAITQEGKIALDDFRGQKPVLVGLFRGLHCAFCRRHIAAQARLDPELREKGVESLTVVNTPIERARLYFRYHPMPNLLAASDPERASHRAFGLPNLEFTENETNWPYKVAMAAAKGLRVDIPGVLPGPMDPFAAGEILEKKDPYELTEADEQMMATGHGQLVGQFLLDRQGIVRWSFTEVPEGGRYMFGAPNPRELMSAVSQVAQ; from the coding sequence ATGTCTGCGCCTAGTGACTTGGTACCGCTTCAACCGGGCGACCGTGCGCCGAACGTGATACTCGACGCCATTACCCAAGAAGGCAAGATCGCGCTTGACGACTTTCGCGGGCAAAAACCGGTGCTGGTCGGCCTGTTTCGAGGCCTGCATTGCGCGTTTTGCCGGCGCCATATCGCCGCCCAGGCGCGGCTTGATCCGGAGCTGCGCGAAAAGGGTGTGGAGAGCCTGACGGTGGTCAACACGCCGATCGAACGGGCGCGCCTCTATTTCCGCTACCACCCGATGCCGAATCTGCTTGCGGCCTCCGACCCCGAACGTGCTTCACATCGTGCTTTTGGACTGCCCAATCTCGAATTTACCGAAAACGAGACGAACTGGCCGTACAAGGTCGCGATGGCAGCGGCAAAGGGCTTGCGGGTCGACATACCAGGCGTGCTGCCCGGCCCAATGGATCCTTTTGCGGCCGGTGAAATTCTCGAGAAGAAGGACCCCTACGAACTGACCGAAGCCGACGAGCAGATGATGGCAACGGGACACGGACAACTGGTCGGTCAGTTCCTGCTGGACCGGCAGGGGATCGTACGCTGGAGCTTCACGGAGGTTCCAGAGGGCGGGCGATACATGTTTGGGGCGCCAAACCCACGGGAGCTGATGTCGGCCGTGTCGCAAGTCGCCCAATAG
- a CDS encoding SAM-dependent methyltransferase, producing the protein MAKDNANGGTASEALAWTALWNAASDCGRGSRSIDPQSLRALPAGRKWTREIAKVVFDGLMVGSLSAPAQLAARWDRFGGAITELIIELGKVWDNPAAGRRVQYQLEQMLLDADDLAAPRRLARTLGIRVDARNPTAIELPEGIDRIYAYLMMDGQIEAALQFGVLGTVTRDHWIELIRNIVPAERLADSTARLAGRSAVPQEGAGADTSNTLAAEALLSTAERRSDPDSHFGKLAQLAAEARELVRSSAEPAQPPAAPRRARATDRNDRTAFWNSYFATEDPWNYGSFYEQEKYERQLEILPAGPIGRALELACAEGHFTRQLASRVSHLTATDISAIAIERARARCSDQPNIEFGVLDFAADTLPGEMDLIFCSEVLYYLDNLAELRRITKKFAEALAPGGSFISAHAFVLRDNVERTGFDWNTFGAQAISETLAATEGLVLEQSIQTELYRIDRFRRLSPDDVVTEPRIDHVPIRAPIEIGVARNIIWGGARALRRDVARNERRQRIPVLMYHGVADEGAAALARFRLTPAAFASQMAWLRANGFHAISSEQLEQFIANRQPFVGRPVLITFDDGFQNFADHAWPTLRANDLTAEVFLVTDLVGESAQWDAHSGPPTPLMDAGMVRRLAGEGAFFGSHMATHRAIDGLSSSDLAAELLRSRMFIERWTGRPTTAFAAPFSVTDRRLGRLAKECGYRIGFGRKHGPADLDCDPIDLPRIEIRGDRSLDDFVAIVEAVLE; encoded by the coding sequence ATGGCCAAGGATAATGCGAACGGCGGTACCGCTTCCGAAGCCCTCGCGTGGACCGCGTTGTGGAACGCCGCGTCGGATTGCGGCCGCGGCTCGCGCTCGATCGATCCGCAGTCCCTGCGCGCGCTCCCGGCAGGACGTAAGTGGACACGTGAGATCGCCAAGGTGGTCTTCGACGGCCTTATGGTGGGAAGCCTGTCGGCGCCAGCGCAATTGGCTGCCAGGTGGGACAGGTTCGGCGGGGCCATCACCGAGTTGATCATCGAACTCGGCAAGGTCTGGGACAATCCCGCAGCGGGTCGCCGCGTCCAGTATCAGCTTGAGCAAATGCTTCTCGATGCCGACGATCTTGCCGCGCCGCGCAGGCTGGCGCGGACACTTGGAATTCGCGTCGACGCACGCAATCCGACCGCGATTGAACTACCGGAAGGCATCGACCGAATTTATGCCTATCTGATGATGGACGGCCAGATCGAGGCTGCCTTGCAGTTTGGCGTGCTCGGGACAGTGACAAGGGATCATTGGATTGAGTTGATCCGGAATATCGTGCCCGCTGAGCGGCTTGCAGACAGTACGGCAAGGCTTGCAGGACGATCTGCTGTGCCGCAGGAGGGCGCCGGTGCCGACACGTCAAACACGCTTGCAGCCGAGGCATTGTTGTCCACAGCCGAACGCCGGTCCGATCCGGACAGTCACTTCGGCAAGCTCGCCCAATTGGCCGCTGAAGCGCGGGAACTGGTCCGGTCGAGCGCCGAACCAGCACAGCCTCCTGCCGCGCCGCGCCGAGCACGGGCCACGGACAGGAATGATCGCACGGCGTTCTGGAATAGCTATTTCGCGACCGAGGATCCGTGGAACTACGGCTCGTTCTATGAGCAGGAAAAATATGAGCGGCAGCTCGAAATCCTGCCTGCCGGTCCCATCGGACGGGCGCTTGAGCTGGCCTGCGCGGAGGGCCACTTCACGCGGCAGCTGGCGTCGCGTGTGAGCCATTTGACCGCAACCGACATCTCCGCCATAGCCATCGAGCGGGCTCGTGCGCGATGCAGCGATCAGCCTAACATTGAGTTCGGCGTGCTGGATTTCGCTGCGGACACGCTGCCGGGTGAGATGGATCTGATCTTTTGTTCGGAAGTGCTCTACTATCTGGATAATCTCGCGGAGTTGCGGCGCATCACCAAAAAATTCGCTGAGGCGTTGGCGCCTGGCGGCAGTTTCATCAGCGCACACGCATTCGTCCTACGTGACAATGTTGAAAGGACGGGCTTCGACTGGAACACATTCGGTGCCCAGGCCATCTCGGAGACGCTGGCAGCGACCGAAGGCCTCGTCCTCGAGCAATCGATCCAGACCGAGCTCTATCGCATAGACCGCTTCCGCCGCCTGTCACCGGACGATGTGGTGACGGAACCGAGGATTGATCATGTGCCGATCCGCGCACCCATCGAAATCGGGGTCGCGCGAAATATCATCTGGGGCGGGGCGCGGGCCTTGCGCCGCGACGTCGCGCGTAACGAGCGGCGCCAGCGTATCCCCGTCCTCATGTATCACGGCGTCGCCGATGAAGGTGCGGCCGCGCTCGCCCGTTTTCGGCTCACGCCCGCCGCATTCGCCAGCCAGATGGCATGGCTGCGCGCCAATGGCTTTCACGCGATTAGTTCAGAGCAGCTGGAACAGTTCATCGCCAACCGTCAGCCTTTCGTTGGCCGCCCTGTGCTCATCACCTTCGATGACGGCTTCCAGAACTTTGCCGACCATGCCTGGCCGACCTTGCGCGCCAACGACCTGACCGCGGAAGTGTTCCTGGTGACGGACTTGGTGGGTGAAAGTGCACAGTGGGACGCCCACAGCGGTCCGCCGACGCCGCTTATGGACGCTGGGATGGTGCGACGCCTCGCCGGCGAAGGTGCCTTCTTCGGAAGCCATATGGCGACACATCGCGCGATCGATGGTCTGTCGAGCTCTGACCTGGCCGCCGAGCTCCTGCGCTCCCGTATGTTCATCGAACGGTGGACCGGTCGGCCAACCACGGCGTTCGCGGCACCCTTCTCCGTCACTGACCGACGGCTTGGCCGGCTGGCCAAGGAGTGCGGCTATCGAATCGGCTTCGGCCGCAAACACGGGCCGGCGGACCTCGATTGCGATCCCATCGACCTTCCGCGCATCGAGATTCGCGGGGATCGCTCGCTCGATGACTTTGTTGCCATTGTCGAGGCCGTGCTCGAATGA